In a genomic window of Amycolatopsis japonica:
- a CDS encoding ABC transporter ATP-binding protein: protein MTTPTTARLLRPFAGSFAAVVVLQIIGAISGLAPLLAVVELGRALLAPGPVDEGRVWTAVIVGAAGLFVRLVLTAASSGIGHLLDGRVQLTFRRLLAERLGRVPIGWFSGRRTGELAKVVGEDVGAVHPFIAHTPGELVSAFVVPLVSLGYLLTIDWRLTLITLIPVVLAVALVPLMMTPSRLREQEEFDRGMAGISDSVVEFVQGIAVVKAFGGAGRAHRRFRTAADDFVATFTRWVRGMAGPAAGMQLALSPPFVLLVVLIGGTLLITGGGLAPVDLLPFLVLGLGLTAPVAALGHGFDELQAARRATGRIRDVLGVRPLPEPENPLVPKGHRVELRDVRFGYDADREVLHGIDLVLEPGTVTALVGPSGGGKSTLVTLLPRFFDPTEGTILLGGVDLREISGEELYRKVSFVFQDVRLLRASVAENIALAVPHADLDDVVRAARLANIHDRILELPRGYETVLHEETGLSGGEAQRISLARALLADTPVLVLDEATAFADPQTELAVRRALATTRADRTILVIAHRLETVVDADTVVLLENGVIAERGKPAELLTRNGKFAAFWRSQHAAEPQGEPR, encoded by the coding sequence ATGACGACGCCTACGACAGCCCGCCTGCTGCGTCCGTTCGCCGGGAGTTTCGCCGCCGTCGTCGTCCTGCAGATCATCGGCGCCATCTCGGGGTTGGCGCCGCTGCTCGCGGTCGTCGAACTGGGCCGGGCGCTGCTGGCGCCCGGCCCGGTCGACGAGGGCCGGGTCTGGACCGCGGTGATCGTGGGCGCGGCCGGATTGTTCGTCCGGCTGGTGCTCACGGCCGCGTCGTCCGGGATCGGGCATCTGCTCGACGGCCGGGTCCAGCTCACCTTCCGCCGTCTGCTCGCCGAACGCCTCGGCCGCGTGCCGATCGGCTGGTTCTCCGGGCGTCGCACCGGTGAGCTGGCCAAGGTCGTCGGCGAGGACGTCGGCGCCGTGCACCCGTTCATCGCCCACACCCCCGGCGAACTCGTCTCCGCCTTCGTCGTCCCGCTGGTGTCACTGGGCTACCTGCTCACCATCGACTGGCGGCTCACCCTGATCACGCTGATCCCGGTCGTCCTCGCGGTGGCGCTGGTGCCGTTGATGATGACGCCCTCCCGGCTTCGCGAGCAGGAGGAGTTCGACCGCGGGATGGCGGGGATCTCGGATTCGGTCGTCGAATTCGTCCAGGGCATCGCCGTGGTCAAGGCGTTCGGCGGAGCGGGCCGCGCCCACCGCAGGTTCCGCACCGCCGCGGATGACTTCGTCGCCACCTTCACCCGATGGGTACGAGGGATGGCCGGGCCGGCGGCGGGAATGCAGCTGGCGTTGTCGCCGCCGTTCGTCCTGCTGGTGGTCCTGATCGGCGGCACGCTGCTGATCACCGGCGGAGGCCTCGCCCCGGTCGATCTCCTGCCGTTCCTGGTGCTGGGGCTGGGCTTGACCGCCCCTGTGGCCGCACTCGGCCACGGCTTCGACGAACTGCAGGCCGCCCGGCGCGCGACCGGCCGGATCCGCGACGTGCTCGGTGTGCGACCCCTGCCGGAGCCGGAGAATCCCCTTGTGCCAAAAGGGCATCGAGTCGAGCTGCGTGACGTCCGGTTCGGCTACGACGCCGACCGCGAGGTCCTGCACGGCATCGACCTGGTCCTCGAACCGGGCACCGTCACCGCCCTCGTCGGCCCGTCCGGCGGTGGGAAGTCCACTTTGGTCACTTTGCTGCCGAGGTTCTTCGACCCCACGGAAGGGACGATCCTGCTAGGCGGTGTCGATCTGCGCGAGATCAGCGGCGAGGAGCTGTATCGCAAGGTCTCCTTCGTGTTCCAGGACGTCCGCCTGCTGCGCGCGTCGGTCGCGGAGAACATCGCGCTGGCCGTGCCGCACGCCGATCTCGACGACGTCGTGCGCGCCGCCCGGCTGGCGAACATCCACGACCGGATCCTCGAACTGCCGCGCGGCTACGAAACGGTGCTGCACGAGGAAACCGGCTTGTCGGGCGGGGAAGCCCAGCGGATCTCGCTGGCCCGCGCGCTGCTCGCCGACACGCCCGTCCTGGTGCTCGACGAGGCCACCGCGTTCGCCGACCCGCAGACCGAACTGGCCGTGCGCCGGGCTCTCGCGACGACACGGGCCGACCGGACGATCCTGGTCATCGCGCACCGGCTGGAAACGGTCGTCGACGCAGACACCGTCGTACTACTGGAGAACGGCGTCATCGCCGAACGCGGGAAGCCCGCGGAACTGCTGACCCGGAACGGGAAATTCGCCGCATTCTGGCGTTCCCAGCACGCCGCCGAACCACAGGGGGAACCTCGATGA
- a CDS encoding ABC transporter ATP-binding protein, with product MIRMLLSVLGPEHAPPVRRTVALMTVTGIVEGLSYALLVPLLRALLGSTPGDAVPWLIAFGAAFSVFAILRYRADLSGFRAGTTLLRGMYHRLGDHLARLPMGWYGGNRVGEVSALAGPGVLQAMGVIAHLLAPFVAACVTPLTIVFVILAFDWRLGLAALIAVPVVAVIQVRTGRSSAATDEEAARRGTEATGRVIEYLQAQPVLRAGGRAEERFRLLDDSLRDLQRANRRSTLSALPGVVGLTFTVQALFTVLLTLGAFLALGGEIGAAEVVAILVLATRCADPLLSLTDIDGKLRGARSVLVRLDALLRTEPLPEPPEPVRPERHDLEFESAAFTRSGRAVLDGLSLTVHEGQKLALVGPSGAGKSTVLQLLARFHDVDSGAVRVGGVDVRSMSTDDLMSRIAIVFQDVYLFDGTIEENVRLGRPDADDAEVRAAATAARLDEVIERLPGGWSANVGEGGALLSGGERQRVSIARALLKDAPIVLLDEVTSALDPVNEAAVHEGIERLMAGRTVVMVAHRLRTVERADHVVFLDGGRIAEEGSHGELARLGGRYAGFLEPQIA from the coding sequence ATGATCCGGATGTTGCTGAGCGTCCTCGGCCCCGAACACGCCCCGCCGGTGCGGCGGACCGTGGCGCTGATGACGGTGACCGGGATCGTCGAAGGGCTGTCCTACGCGTTGCTGGTCCCCTTGCTGCGGGCGCTGCTCGGGAGCACTCCCGGCGACGCCGTCCCGTGGCTGATCGCGTTCGGCGCGGCCTTCTCGGTGTTCGCGATCCTGCGCTACCGCGCCGATCTCTCCGGCTTCCGCGCCGGGACGACGTTGCTGCGCGGGATGTACCACCGGCTCGGCGACCATCTCGCCCGCCTGCCGATGGGCTGGTACGGCGGGAACCGGGTCGGCGAGGTGTCGGCGCTCGCCGGACCCGGTGTCCTGCAGGCGATGGGCGTGATCGCGCATCTGCTGGCCCCGTTCGTGGCCGCCTGCGTCACCCCGCTGACGATCGTGTTCGTGATCCTCGCCTTCGACTGGCGGCTGGGGCTGGCCGCGCTGATCGCCGTCCCGGTCGTGGCGGTGATCCAAGTGCGGACGGGCCGTTCGTCGGCCGCGACCGACGAGGAGGCCGCCCGGCGCGGCACCGAGGCGACCGGCCGGGTGATCGAGTACCTGCAGGCCCAGCCGGTGTTGCGCGCCGGAGGGCGGGCCGAGGAACGATTCCGGCTGCTCGACGACTCGCTGCGGGACCTTCAGCGGGCGAACCGCCGGTCCACCCTGTCGGCGCTGCCCGGTGTCGTGGGGCTGACGTTCACGGTGCAGGCGCTGTTCACCGTCCTGCTCACGCTGGGCGCGTTCCTCGCACTTGGCGGGGAGATCGGGGCCGCCGAGGTCGTGGCGATCCTCGTCCTGGCCACGCGCTGCGCCGATCCGCTGCTCTCGCTGACCGACATCGACGGCAAACTCCGCGGCGCGCGTTCGGTGCTGGTACGGCTCGACGCGCTGCTGCGCACCGAACCGCTGCCGGAACCGCCGGAACCGGTCCGGCCGGAGCGGCACGATCTGGAGTTCGAGTCGGCCGCCTTCACCCGCAGCGGCCGCGCGGTGCTCGACGGCCTGTCGCTGACCGTCCACGAAGGACAGAAGCTCGCCCTCGTCGGCCCATCGGGCGCCGGGAAGAGCACGGTGCTGCAACTGCTCGCCCGGTTCCACGACGTGGATTCGGGCGCGGTGCGCGTCGGCGGGGTGGACGTCCGCTCGATGAGCACCGACGACCTGATGTCCCGCATCGCGATCGTGTTCCAGGACGTCTACCTGTTCGACGGCACTATCGAGGAGAACGTCCGGCTGGGCCGTCCGGACGCCGACGACGCCGAGGTGCGGGCCGCGGCGACGGCGGCCCGCCTCGACGAGGTGATCGAACGGCTGCCCGGCGGCTGGTCCGCGAACGTCGGCGAGGGCGGCGCGCTGCTGTCCGGTGGGGAACGCCAGCGGGTGTCGATCGCGCGCGCCCTGCTGAAGGACGCGCCCATCGTGCTGCTCGACGAGGTGACCTCCGCACTCGATCCGGTCAACGAAGCGGCCGTCCACGAGGGGATCGAGCGGCTCATGGCGGGCCGGACCGTGGTGATGGTGGCGCACCGGCTGCGGACCGTCGAGCGTGCGGACCACGTGGTCTTCCTGGACGGCGGCCGCATCGCGGAGGAAGGGAGCCACGGCGAACTGGCCCGGCTCGGCGGCCGGTACGCCGGGTTCCTCGAACCGCAAATCGCTTGA
- a CDS encoding alpha/beta hydrolase, which yields MDPELEAFIALFPAANLDDPIADREKLAKLAMSVPRPDTSAMEVEDRTVPGDPGVPIRIYRPREARGAIIWLHGGGWVMGNLETEHPWAARLAEASGATVISVEYRLAPENPFPAAFDDVYTVLNWTADHAAELGVSPDRIAIGGHSAGGGLAAATALRARDEDGPRICFQLLNQPGLDDRQESWSARNFTDTPWMNRAKITAAWGHYLAGKPAPSPYAAPSRATDLSGLPPAYVASAELCPNRDENIEYALRLLQSGVSVELHHWPGTFHGSQAILSAEVSRRQIDELGGVLRRALAES from the coding sequence ATGGACCCCGAACTCGAAGCCTTCATCGCCCTGTTCCCCGCGGCGAACCTCGACGACCCGATCGCGGATCGCGAGAAGCTCGCGAAGCTGGCCATGTCGGTGCCGCGGCCCGACACCTCGGCCATGGAGGTCGAAGACCGGACCGTACCCGGCGACCCGGGTGTCCCGATCCGGATCTACCGCCCTCGGGAGGCGCGGGGCGCCATCATCTGGCTGCACGGCGGCGGCTGGGTCATGGGCAACCTGGAGACCGAGCACCCTTGGGCGGCGCGGCTCGCCGAGGCCTCCGGCGCGACCGTGATCTCGGTCGAGTACCGGCTGGCGCCGGAGAACCCGTTCCCGGCCGCGTTCGACGACGTCTACACCGTGCTGAACTGGACCGCGGACCACGCGGCCGAACTCGGCGTCTCCCCCGACCGGATCGCGATCGGCGGGCACAGCGCGGGTGGCGGGCTCGCGGCGGCGACGGCCTTGCGTGCCCGCGACGAAGACGGCCCGCGGATCTGTTTCCAGCTGCTCAACCAGCCCGGACTCGACGACCGTCAGGAGTCGTGGTCGGCGCGGAACTTCACCGACACGCCGTGGATGAACCGCGCGAAGATCACCGCCGCGTGGGGGCACTACTTGGCCGGAAAGCCCGCACCGTCGCCGTATGCCGCCCCTTCGCGGGCCACCGATCTCTCCGGGCTGCCGCCCGCGTACGTGGCCTCCGCCGAGCTCTGCCCCAACCGCGACGAGAACATCGAGTACGCCCTCCGTCTGCTTCAGTCGGGGGTTTCGGTCGAGCTGCACCACTGGCCGGGCACCTTCCACGGGTCACAGGCGATCCTGTCCGCCGAGGTGTCCCGCCGCCAGATCGACGAACTGGGCGGCGTCCTGCGCCGCGCGCTGGCCGAGTCATGA